A window from Solanum stenotomum isolate F172 chromosome 7, ASM1918654v1, whole genome shotgun sequence encodes these proteins:
- the LOC125870023 gene encoding protein FAR-RED IMPAIRED RESPONSE 1-like, with amino-acid sequence MESTSQNSQLNNVLNNVLGLDDDDSLLSQNDEHHEDSDDAYDGPEHYLHSDDEDVINKLFEEMNQPEQEESISVSDGEESISVSDGEEYEAEEECDEQTNSANDDNFSDQQYMEGPLVDMVYCSVESLFAFYKEHSRLNGFEVLKKTSKKRGSEYARYVSFACDKSRKPTAKNYSKRVDCKCKVNCVVLPDGSCRVTTVTTEHNHELQPYLARFFGCHRKISKALKRNLEAHDIARIRPAKSIRLLKVQAGGPNRMGCTPKGCRNYILQQRRMRTLSCDAAAIQKFFASTQMKDDEFFYVIDTDNIGRLRNVVWVHTHYKYAYREFSDVVCFDSTYLVNQWRMSFASFVGVNQHKQSILLGCALLISEDIKTYVFSTWLVAMGNEPPTTILTDQCKSIKAAIAEVLPDTIHRYCIWHIMTKLPANLKGVWDFKIAKSEFKSIIYNSITINEFEKKWAGFIQKYELQHRLWFHNLYLEKEKWIPIFLKHYFWAGMMSTQRSESMHAFFYGYISGQSSLKQFVEQYELALRFKYEKELQAEADSRKKHAAPCSGFDWDLQLQTHYTRPIYDAFAAEHLKRLYHCEIKRHHDFNVVEGVEKYSVTDYSISNDFHGNRFVYIVEYWP; translated from the coding sequence ATGGAATCGACTAGTCAGAATAGCCAATTAAACAATGTATTGAATAATGTTTTGGGGTTAGATGATGATGATAGTTTGTTGTCCCAAAATGATGAACATCATGAAGATTCTGATGATGCATACGATGGGCCAGAACATTATTTGCATAGTGATGATGAAGATGTTATTAACAAgctctttgaagaaatgaatcAACCGGAGCAAGAGGAATCAATAAGTGTTAGTGACGGAGAGGAATCAATAAGTGTTAGTGACGGAGAAGAATATGAAGCTGAAGAAGAATGTGATGAACAGACAAATTCAGCTAATGATGATAATTTTTCAGACCAACAATATATGGAAGGCCCTCTTGTAGATATGGTCTATTGTAGTGTAGAATCTCTTTTTGCTTTTTATAAAGAACATAGTCGTTTAAATGGATTTGAAGTTCTTAAAAAGACTTCAAAAAAGAGAGGTAGTGAATACGCTAGGTATGTCTCATTCGCTTGTGATAAGAGTAGAAAACCAACTGCTAAGAATTATAGTAAAAGGGTTGATTGCAAATGCAAAGTTAATTGTGTTGTGCTGCCTGATGGTTCTTGTCGCGTAACAACAGTTACGACGGAGCACAACCATGAGTTGCAACCATATTTGGCACGTTTTTTTGGTTGCCATAGGAAAATAAGTAAGGCATTAAAACGAAACCTTGAAGCCCATGACATCGCAAGAATTAGACCTGCCAAAAGCATTAGACTTTTGAAAGTACAAGCAGGTGGTCCAAATAGAATGGGATGCACACCTAAAGGCTGTCGAAACTACATTCTTCAACAACGCAGGATGAGGACATTGTCATGCGATGCTGCGGCAATACAAAAATTCTTCGCTTCAACACAGATGAAGGAcgatgaatttttttatgtaattgaCACAGATAATATTGGTAGACTTCGCAACGTAGTGTGGGTTCACACACATTACAAGTATGCGTATCGGGAGTTTAGTGATGTTGTTTGTTTTGATTCAACGTACTTGGTGAATCAATGGCGCATGTCGTTTGCATCTTTTGTTGGTGTTAATCAACACAAACAGTCTATTCTTTTGGGCTGCGCTTTGCTCATAAGTGAGGATATTAAGACTTACGTTTTCTCTACTTGGCTGGTAGCAATGGGCAATGAACCTCCAACGACTATCCTCACTGATCAATGTAAGAGTATCAAGGCAGCAATTGCAGAGGTACTTCCAGACACCATTCATAGGTATTGTATTTGGCACATTATGACAAAGCTGCCTGCAAACCTTAAGGGTGTGTGGGACTTTAAGATTGCTAAGTCCgaatttaaatcaataatttataACAGCATCACTATCAacgaatttgagaaaaaatgggCTGGCTTTATTCAAAAGTACGAGCTTCAGCATAGACTATGGTTTCATAATCTATACTTGGAGAAGGAAAAATGGATCCCTATCTTCCTGAAACACTATTTTTGGGCTGGCATGATGTCCACCCAAAGAAGTGAGTCAATGCATGCATTTTTTTATGGTTATATATCTGGTCAAAGCTCTCTAAAGCAGTTCGTTGAGCAGTATGAGTTAGCCTTGCGATTTAAATATGAGAAGGAACTTCAAGCAGAAGCTGACTCACGAAAAAAGCATGCAGCACCTTGTAGTGGTTTTGATTGGGATTTGCAGCTTCAAACCCATTATACTCGACCTATTTACGATGCCTTTGCAGCAGAGCATTTGAAGCGGTTGTACCACTGTGAAATTAAAAGACACCATGATTTCAATGTCGTGGAGGGAGTTGAGAAGTACAGTGTAACAGATTATTCCATATCTAATGATTTTCATGGAAATCGATTTGTTTACATTGTGGAATATTGGCCTTAG